A single Cupriavidus sp. D39 DNA region contains:
- a CDS encoding DUF3175 domain-containing protein → MAATKSTRRPAKGRAGTSAGTVRRWSQDVTVRSNALDLEPHLFASDSPEEIAASLKRSALSSRRRKGTAFQSAMSMLNFYINRAGRNLPREPRATLEQAKGKLREAFGRPP, encoded by the coding sequence ATGGCCGCCACGAAATCCACTCGCCGGCCGGCAAAGGGCCGCGCCGGTACTAGCGCCGGGACCGTGCGGCGCTGGTCGCAGGATGTGACCGTGCGCAGCAATGCACTGGACCTCGAACCGCATCTCTTCGCCTCGGACAGCCCCGAGGAGATCGCCGCCTCGCTCAAGCGGTCCGCCCTGAGCAGCCGGCGCCGCAAGGGCACGGCTTTCCAGTCGGCGATGTCGATGCTCAACTTCTACATCAATCGCGCCGGCCGTAACCTGCCCAGGGAGCCCCGCGCCACGCTCGAGCAGGCCAAGGGCAAGCTGCGCGAGGCGTTCGGGCGGCCACCATAA
- a CDS encoding DUF4148 domain-containing protein, with protein sequence MKSNSLIRLFVLRMRGSLIVSAALMATSLCVHAQTSPAPATHQVTRAEVLHELEELESVGYNPSQGDNGDYPADLQAAERKLEAKHQAEKDALMGGNQAAKTAESQPAQTKQVP encoded by the coding sequence ATGAAATCGAATTCGCTGATTCGCCTTTTCGTCCTGCGCATGCGCGGTTCGCTCATCGTGAGCGCCGCGTTGATGGCAACTTCGCTTTGTGTACACGCGCAAACGTCGCCGGCACCCGCCACGCATCAAGTCACTCGCGCAGAGGTGCTGCACGAACTCGAAGAATTGGAGTCGGTCGGTTACAACCCTTCCCAAGGCGACAATGGTGACTACCCCGCCGATCTTCAAGCGGCGGAACGAAAGCTGGAAGCCAAGCATCAAGCGGAAAAGGACGCGCTAATGGGTGGAAACCAGGCAGCAAAAACCGCTGAAAGCCAGCCCGCGCAAACGAAGCAGGTGCCTTGA
- a CDS encoding TetR/AcrR family transcriptional regulator, translating into MGVSKQQAIENRHAIVAAAEKLFRERGVDAVGLAELMKAAGFTQGGFYNHFKSKDALVAAVMDKAMEDGGDAFASIIEAARSADADPIKQQIQWYLSPEHRASIDAGCPLSGFVGDARRLGEAARDAYAEGLAGNLERFTRVIEETDGIKEGSRRKAITLFSQMVGTLLLSRAVADIDPALADEILDEGRQHLLTTVDAQPAIRSRGHSRRG; encoded by the coding sequence ATGGGTGTTTCCAAGCAGCAGGCGATTGAAAACCGGCACGCGATCGTGGCAGCCGCCGAGAAGCTGTTTCGCGAGCGCGGCGTCGATGCGGTCGGGCTCGCCGAGCTGATGAAGGCGGCGGGCTTCACGCAGGGCGGTTTCTACAACCACTTCAAATCAAAGGACGCGCTGGTCGCCGCGGTGATGGACAAGGCCATGGAGGACGGTGGAGACGCGTTTGCCTCGATAATCGAAGCCGCCAGATCAGCTGACGCCGACCCGATCAAGCAACAGATTCAGTGGTATCTATCCCCCGAGCATCGCGCGAGTATCGATGCGGGTTGTCCCTTGTCGGGTTTTGTAGGCGACGCCCGCCGGCTGGGCGAAGCGGCGCGCGACGCTTACGCAGAAGGTCTCGCGGGGAATCTCGAACGATTCACCAGAGTCATCGAAGAGACGGATGGGATCAAAGAAGGTAGCCGCAGGAAGGCGATCACGCTGTTCAGCCAAATGGTTGGCACGTTGCTGCTTTCGCGTGCGGTTGCCGACATTGACCCGGCGCTCGCGGATGAAATTCTTGATGAGGGCCGCCAGCATCTCCTCACTACCGTGGATGCGCAACCCGCAATCCGATCACGTGGCCACTCGCGCCGAGGGTAG
- a CDS encoding SDR family oxidoreductase, translated as MKLTGNTIFITGGGSGIGRGLAEALHKRGNKVIVGGRRRSHLDEVVAVNPGIAAVELDITDPASIEWVAAQLIADYPDLNVLINNAGVMQPDQAGGQIDDALMVSTITTNLMGPIRMTSALIDHLKTRNDAVVAYTSSVLAFVPLAVTAVYSSTKAALHSYILSQRFMLRDTTVRVLEIAPPWVRTDLMNSREAEQAMPLEAFIDETIAVLGTDADEILVEGAKLFRGNPGPGEHDMVNGFNAQMMAMMAG; from the coding sequence ATGAAACTCACCGGAAACACGATCTTCATCACGGGCGGCGGTTCGGGCATTGGCCGCGGGCTAGCCGAGGCGCTCCACAAACGGGGCAACAAGGTCATCGTCGGCGGCCGCCGGCGTAGCCACCTGGACGAGGTGGTGGCTGTGAACCCTGGCATCGCCGCGGTCGAGCTCGACATCACCGATCCCGCCAGCATCGAGTGGGTAGCGGCGCAGTTGATCGCGGACTATCCCGATCTCAACGTGCTGATCAATAACGCCGGTGTCATGCAGCCGGACCAGGCGGGTGGCCAGATCGATGACGCGCTGATGGTGTCCACCATCACGACCAACCTCATGGGGCCGATCCGCATGACGTCCGCGTTGATCGATCACCTCAAGACCCGGAATGATGCTGTCGTCGCCTATACCAGCTCGGTGCTGGCTTTCGTGCCGTTGGCTGTGACTGCCGTGTACTCGTCGACCAAGGCGGCGCTTCATTCATACATCCTCTCGCAGCGCTTCATGCTACGGGACACGACGGTTCGCGTACTCGAGATCGCACCGCCTTGGGTGCGCACGGACCTCATGAACAGCCGCGAAGCCGAACAAGCGATGCCGCTTGAAGCGTTCATCGACGAAACGATCGCTGTCCTCGGAACCGATGCAGATGAGATTCTGGTTGAAGGCGCCAAGCTGTTCCGCGGCAACCCCGGTCCCGGTGAACACGACATGGTCAATGGCTTCAATGCACAGATGATGGCGATGATGGCTGGGTGA
- a CDS encoding J domain-containing protein, with protein MTTLYATLGVQSDATLDEIKRAYRRAAMKWHPDRNLGREAEAHGAFQEIRDAYAILSDAVQRQIYDEVFEREMRRCQAEREAQEEQEREAQRVAQEHYEKMVAIAMRFADDGHNRDVIFGVLLGRDCDVELAARIADSAWAFEASRRASAPAADGPDTEAAPTPGGAAASNPDEATRPRRHPGAFDSFWHGLFGIRS; from the coding sequence ATGACCACCCTCTACGCGACCCTCGGCGTGCAATCGGATGCCACCCTGGACGAGATCAAGCGCGCCTACCGCCGCGCCGCGATGAAGTGGCACCCCGACCGCAACCTTGGCCGCGAGGCGGAGGCGCACGGGGCATTCCAGGAAATCCGCGATGCCTACGCCATTCTTTCCGATGCCGTGCAGCGCCAGATCTACGACGAAGTATTCGAGCGGGAGATGCGGCGCTGCCAGGCCGAGCGCGAGGCGCAGGAAGAACAGGAGCGCGAGGCCCAGCGCGTCGCGCAGGAACACTACGAGAAGATGGTCGCCATCGCGATGCGCTTTGCCGACGACGGCCACAACCGCGACGTCATCTTCGGCGTGCTGCTCGGCCGGGACTGCGACGTGGAACTGGCGGCACGCATCGCGGACAGCGCATGGGCCTTTGAGGCGTCGCGGCGGGCAAGCGCGCCGGCCGCAGACGGGCCTGACACCGAGGCTGCCCCGACGCCCGGCGGGGCTGCGGCGTCAAACCCCGACGAGGCGACGCGGCCCAGGCGTCACCCCGGCGCCTTCGATTCGTTCTGGCACGGCTTGTTCGGCATCCGCTCGTAG
- the pyk gene encoding pyruvate kinase produces MRRTRNAKIVATVGPASSDAASLRRLFMAGADVFRLNFSHGTHADHKARLNLIRDLETELGRPIGILLDLQGPKLRVGQFGNGPVTLVQGQTFRLDMGKDRPGDASRVALPHPEIFAALKAETDLLLDDGKLRLRVKAFGPDHAETEVIDGGVLSDRKGVNVPGVVLPLSALTAKDREDLDYGLSLGVDWIALSFVQRAEDIREIKQIVGNRASIVAKLEKPAAIAELHAIVAETDAVMVARGDLGVEMPAEQVPSIQKRIVQACRKAGKPVIVATQMLESMVSSPVPTRAEASDVATAIYDGADAVMLSAESASGKYPVEAVQMMNSIIVQTEADPYYREVMEASQTPPEPDIANAIGSAMRRVAGLLHVATTVAYTSSGYSAMRMSRERPEAPIIGMTPNLHAARAMALVWGVHAVVIHEVESVTEMTTYACDTAESEGFATSGQVIVISAGMPFGTPGTTNLLRIATLGQPAA; encoded by the coding sequence ATGCGCCGCACTCGAAATGCCAAGATTGTCGCCACCGTCGGACCGGCCAGCAGCGATGCGGCAAGCCTTCGCCGCCTGTTCATGGCCGGCGCCGACGTTTTCCGGCTGAACTTCAGCCATGGCACGCATGCCGACCACAAGGCACGCCTCAACCTCATCAGGGATCTGGAGACGGAGCTGGGACGGCCAATCGGCATCTTGCTGGACCTGCAAGGGCCAAAGTTGCGCGTGGGCCAGTTTGGGAACGGTCCCGTTACGCTCGTGCAAGGCCAGACGTTCCGGCTTGATATGGGCAAGGACCGTCCGGGCGACGCGAGCCGGGTTGCGCTGCCCCATCCCGAGATCTTTGCGGCGCTGAAAGCGGAGACCGACCTGTTGCTCGATGATGGGAAGCTTCGCCTCCGGGTAAAGGCATTCGGGCCGGACCATGCCGAGACCGAAGTGATCGACGGTGGGGTGCTGTCCGACCGCAAGGGCGTCAACGTGCCAGGCGTCGTGCTGCCGCTGTCGGCCTTGACCGCGAAGGACCGCGAAGACCTGGACTATGGCTTGTCGCTCGGAGTCGACTGGATCGCCTTGTCCTTTGTCCAGCGCGCGGAGGATATTCGCGAGATCAAGCAGATTGTCGGAAACCGGGCCAGCATCGTCGCCAAGCTGGAGAAGCCGGCGGCCATCGCGGAGTTGCATGCCATCGTCGCCGAAACCGACGCGGTGATGGTCGCCCGCGGCGATCTTGGGGTCGAAATGCCCGCCGAGCAGGTGCCATCCATTCAGAAGCGCATCGTGCAGGCTTGCCGCAAGGCGGGCAAGCCCGTCATTGTCGCCACGCAGATGCTGGAATCCATGGTGAGCTCGCCCGTACCGACGCGCGCCGAAGCTTCCGACGTGGCCACGGCCATCTACGATGGCGCCGACGCCGTCATGCTCTCCGCGGAATCCGCTTCCGGCAAATACCCCGTCGAAGCCGTGCAGATGATGAACAGCATCATTGTGCAGACGGAGGCGGACCCGTACTACAGGGAGGTCATGGAGGCATCGCAGACCCCGCCGGAGCCGGACATCGCCAACGCCATCGGCAGCGCAATGCGCCGCGTTGCCGGGCTTCTCCACGTAGCCACCACCGTGGCTTACACAAGCTCAGGCTATTCCGCCATGCGCATGTCTCGCGAGCGTCCCGAGGCTCCCATCATCGGCATGACCCCCAATCTACATGCTGCGCGCGCCATGGCTCTCGTCTGGGGCGTGCATGCGGTCGTCATCCATGAGGTGGAAAGCGTGACCGAAATGACGACCTACGCTTGCGACACAGCCGAGAGCGAGGGCTTTGCCACTTCGGGGCAGGTCATCGTGATCTCTGCGGGCATGCCCTTCGGCACGCCTGGCACGACTAACCTGCTTCGCATCGCAACGCTCGGCCAGCCAGCCGCCTGA
- a CDS encoding ester cyclase encodes MTKTTPEQNKALVLEAFDTLFNKRDYVAAEHFWSDRYIQHSAHIAPGRAGLFDLIRTLPDTLRYENQLILAEGDYVIAHGRFSGMGRPAAWIAVDVIRFEDGKLAEHWDVLQDEATQAQSVSGLPMFGDRFPA; translated from the coding sequence ATGACGAAGACAACCCCTGAACAGAACAAGGCGCTTGTGCTGGAAGCATTCGACACCCTGTTCAACAAGCGCGACTACGTTGCAGCAGAGCACTTCTGGTCCGATCGCTACATTCAGCACAGCGCACATATCGCGCCGGGACGCGCAGGCCTGTTCGATCTGATCCGCACGCTGCCCGATACCTTGCGCTATGAGAACCAGCTGATCCTGGCCGAGGGTGACTATGTCATCGCGCATGGCCGCTTTTCGGGAATGGGCAGACCCGCCGCGTGGATTGCAGTCGACGTCATCCGTTTTGAAGACGGCAAACTCGCCGAGCACTGGGACGTCCTTCAGGACGAAGCGACCCAGGCGCAATCCGTGAGCGGCCTGCCGATGTTCGGCGACCGGTTCCCGGCCTGA
- a CDS encoding DUF429 domain-containing protein gives MKLVGFDPGGKKAFGWCVVTFDRASTSCVGGIASDAEEAFTAVTDVLKEEPPAAVGIDAPLFWVSSEDRRADSEVRKLVRAAGGHNGTVAHVNSLRGACLAQGILIARKVAGSWPDAAISEAHPKALLKVCEAARKFAENPDLSGVVDHMRDAALAAFAAHAMANPSDGWHDLALHESSPFFPAGAPVHYWFPQRQL, from the coding sequence ATGAAACTTGTCGGCTTCGATCCAGGAGGAAAGAAGGCATTCGGATGGTGTGTCGTCACCTTTGACCGTGCCTCAACAAGTTGTGTAGGCGGCATCGCTAGTGATGCCGAGGAGGCCTTCACGGCAGTCACGGATGTCCTCAAGGAGGAACCACCGGCTGCCGTGGGCATCGATGCGCCACTTTTCTGGGTTTCCTCAGAAGATCGTCGGGCAGATAGCGAGGTGCGCAAGCTGGTGCGTGCCGCGGGCGGGCACAATGGCACGGTCGCGCATGTCAATTCGCTGCGGGGCGCCTGCCTGGCACAAGGCATCCTCATCGCAAGGAAGGTGGCCGGGAGCTGGCCTGATGCAGCTATCAGCGAAGCCCATCCGAAGGCGCTGTTAAAGGTATGCGAGGCGGCAAGGAAGTTTGCTGAGAACCCCGATCTATCCGGCGTAGTTGACCATATGAGGGACGCAGCGCTGGCTGCGTTTGCTGCGCATGCGATGGCTAACCCGTCCGACGGCTGGCACGATCTCGCGCTGCATGAATCCTCGCCATTTTTTCCGGCAGGCGCACCCGTCCACTACTGGTTTCCACAGCGACAGCTCTGA
- a CDS encoding LysR substrate-binding domain-containing protein, translating into MGHPSELAFFAGLAKAGSLSAAAREQDVTPAAISKRLAQMEKRLGVRLLNRTTRRIGLTAEGEVYLEHARRLLAEIEDLDQLISSSHVAPRGTLRVNAPLGFGRTYIAPAISDFAKRFPQMEVQLHLTDRPMNLGDEGFDIGIRFGEIPDTRLMARKIADNRRLVCAAPSYLKAHGTPVTPHDLTQHQCIVLRQNDSAYGIWRFVKGKKTETVKVRGALSSNDGEVTLTWGLAGQGILQRAEWDLAKYLRSGRLVLLLEDYALPPADIFAVFPERLNMSAKVRAFLDFLVAHFEGKLLRARGGTSSW; encoded by the coding sequence ATGGGACATCCTTCGGAACTTGCCTTCTTCGCTGGCCTGGCCAAGGCGGGCAGCCTGTCAGCGGCCGCGCGTGAGCAAGACGTCACACCTGCAGCCATCAGTAAACGGCTCGCTCAAATGGAGAAGCGGCTTGGGGTGCGGTTGCTGAACCGGACGACGCGGCGCATCGGCCTGACGGCCGAGGGAGAGGTCTACCTCGAGCACGCCCGGCGCCTGCTCGCGGAGATCGAGGATCTCGACCAACTGATCTCCAGCAGCCATGTGGCGCCGCGTGGGACGTTGCGAGTCAACGCTCCGCTGGGATTCGGGCGAACTTACATCGCGCCTGCGATATCCGATTTCGCCAAACGGTTTCCACAGATGGAGGTGCAGCTACATCTGACGGACAGGCCAATGAACCTGGGGGATGAAGGATTCGACATCGGGATACGGTTCGGCGAGATTCCGGATACACGCCTGATGGCGCGGAAGATTGCCGACAACCGGCGCCTGGTCTGCGCCGCGCCCTCGTATCTGAAAGCACACGGCACGCCGGTCACGCCACACGATCTGACGCAGCATCAATGCATCGTGCTGCGCCAGAATGACTCCGCATATGGCATCTGGCGCTTCGTCAAAGGCAAGAAGACGGAAACGGTGAAGGTACGCGGCGCTCTGAGCAGCAATGATGGCGAAGTCACGCTGACGTGGGGCCTTGCCGGGCAAGGGATCTTGCAACGCGCGGAGTGGGACCTTGCCAAGTACCTCCGAAGTGGCCGCCTGGTCTTGCTGCTCGAAGACTATGCCTTGCCACCAGCCGACATCTTTGCCGTCTTCCCGGAGCGGCTGAACATGTCGGCCAAGGTCCGGGCGTTCCTCGACTTCCTGGTTGCGCACTTTGAAGGGAAACTGCTTAGGGCACGTGGGGGTACCTCTTCCTGGTAG
- a CDS encoding VOC family protein has translation MKVKRIVANINTQAVDDAKRFYQGVFGLDLLMDHGWIATYGSSERMDVQISFASQGGSDTPTPDLSIEVDDIAAALERVKSAGIPIEYGPVDEPWAVRRFYVRDPFGKLINVLAHI, from the coding sequence ATGAAGGTCAAACGAATCGTTGCAAATATCAACACGCAAGCCGTAGACGACGCGAAGCGCTTTTACCAGGGCGTATTTGGCCTCGATCTGCTGATGGATCATGGCTGGATTGCCACCTACGGGTCTTCGGAAAGGATGGACGTGCAGATCAGTTTCGCTTCGCAAGGAGGATCGGACACGCCAACGCCTGATCTATCGATCGAAGTGGACGATATTGCCGCCGCACTAGAGCGCGTGAAGTCGGCAGGCATTCCCATCGAGTACGGCCCGGTCGACGAGCCGTGGGCCGTGCGACGCTTCTATGTTCGCGACCCATTCGGCAAACTGATCAATGTGCTCGCCCACATCTGA
- a CDS encoding tartrate dehydrogenase: MREYKIAAIPGDGIGPEVISAGLQVLETLAGQDGGFKLSVEHFPWSSDYYLEKGYYIPEGGLERLKQFDAIFFGAVGALNVPDHVSLWGLRLPIAQGFDQYANVRPARVLPGVKSPLANGKDIDWVIIRENSEGEYAGNGGRTHRGLPIETGTETAVFTRAGVERIHRFAFELAQKRPRKHLTLVTKSNAQRFGMVMWDEIFYEVAKDYPDVKVDRELVDAVTTRMVLKPHTLDVVVATNLHADILSDLAAALSGSLGIAPTANLNPERLFPSMFEPIHGSAFDITGKGVANPIATFWTAAMMLEHLGEKPAADRLMAAIEQITADGVFTPDLGGNATTASVTEAICKALANQVKKAA; this comes from the coding sequence ATGCGTGAATACAAGATTGCAGCCATCCCTGGCGATGGCATCGGCCCGGAAGTCATCTCTGCCGGTTTGCAAGTGCTGGAGACCCTGGCGGGGCAAGATGGCGGCTTCAAGCTGAGTGTCGAGCATTTCCCGTGGAGCTCCGACTACTACCTGGAAAAAGGCTACTACATTCCCGAAGGCGGGCTTGAACGCCTGAAGCAGTTCGACGCTATCTTCTTTGGTGCCGTCGGCGCACTGAACGTGCCCGACCACGTGTCGCTGTGGGGCCTGCGCCTACCCATCGCCCAGGGCTTCGACCAGTACGCCAACGTACGCCCCGCACGCGTACTGCCAGGGGTGAAGAGCCCGCTGGCCAATGGCAAGGACATCGACTGGGTCATCATCCGCGAGAACTCGGAAGGCGAATACGCGGGCAACGGCGGCCGTACCCACCGTGGCCTGCCCATCGAGACCGGCACGGAAACCGCTGTCTTCACGCGCGCCGGTGTCGAACGGATCCACCGCTTCGCATTTGAGCTCGCGCAAAAGCGCCCCCGCAAGCACCTTACCCTGGTGACCAAGTCGAACGCGCAGCGCTTCGGCATGGTGATGTGGGACGAGATCTTCTACGAAGTCGCCAAGGACTATCCGGACGTCAAGGTTGACCGCGAACTGGTCGACGCCGTGACGACGCGCATGGTGTTGAAGCCCCATACGCTGGACGTGGTGGTCGCGACCAACCTGCACGCCGACATCCTGTCCGACCTGGCAGCGGCACTTTCCGGCAGCCTCGGCATCGCGCCGACCGCCAACCTGAACCCGGAGCGCCTGTTCCCTTCCATGTTCGAGCCGATCCACGGCTCCGCCTTCGACATCACGGGCAAGGGTGTGGCGAATCCCATCGCCACCTTCTGGACCGCGGCCATGATGCTTGAGCATCTGGGTGAGAAGCCCGCGGCGGACCGCCTGATGGCAGCCATCGAGCAGATCACCGCGGACGGCGTCTTCACCCCGGATCTGGGCGGCAACGCAACCACCGCGTCGGTCACCGAAGCCATCTGCAAGGCGCTGGCCAACCAGGTCAAGAAGGCGGCCTGA
- a CDS encoding glycerate kinase type-2 family protein, giving the protein MKHAIIENPKAFLESLFRTAVSAADPQDCLACALPEPPVGRTIVVGAGKAAASMARALERAWPGPLAGLVVTRYGHAAPTSRIEVVEAAHPVPDAAGQRAAVRMLDMISGLSEDDLVICLISGGGSSLLSLPLAGISLDEKRAVNQALLASGATISEMNCVRRHLSSIKGGRLAAACHPARVVTLLISDVPGDDPANIASGPTVCDATTCQDALDIVRRYGILLPASAERLLVSGGGESIKPGDERLAHSEVHMIATPAISLAAAAQAAAAAGIRPYVLGDRIEGEAADVGKVMAGIAFQAAQGTAPFQLPCVLLSGGETTVTVKGNGRGGRNVEFLLSLAIALDGHPGVFALAADTDGVDGIEEIAGAYADPTTLSRAWQAEMAPHAFLSNNDGHTFFEALGDAIVTGPTLTNVNDFRAMLITSPAGKGC; this is encoded by the coding sequence GTGAAACACGCCATCATTGAAAACCCCAAGGCATTCCTGGAGTCGCTCTTCCGGACTGCCGTATCCGCAGCGGACCCGCAGGACTGCCTAGCGTGCGCATTACCCGAGCCGCCGGTCGGTCGCACCATCGTCGTCGGGGCCGGCAAGGCAGCCGCCAGCATGGCGCGGGCGCTGGAACGCGCTTGGCCAGGCCCATTGGCCGGCCTGGTCGTGACGCGGTACGGCCACGCCGCGCCGACCTCGCGCATCGAAGTGGTCGAAGCCGCGCATCCGGTGCCCGACGCGGCTGGCCAGCGCGCCGCGGTTCGCATGCTGGACATGATCTCGGGACTGTCCGAAGACGATCTGGTCATCTGCCTGATTTCCGGCGGGGGCTCCTCACTGCTTAGCCTTCCGCTTGCCGGCATCAGCCTGGACGAGAAGCGCGCCGTCAACCAGGCGCTCCTGGCCAGCGGCGCGACCATCTCGGAGATGAACTGCGTGCGGCGGCATCTATCCAGCATTAAAGGTGGAAGGCTTGCCGCGGCGTGCCATCCGGCTCGCGTGGTGACGCTGTTGATTTCAGACGTACCCGGCGACGATCCGGCCAATATCGCTTCCGGGCCAACGGTATGCGACGCGACGACGTGCCAGGACGCGCTGGATATCGTCCGGCGCTACGGGATCCTGCTCCCGGCCAGCGCAGAGCGTCTCCTGGTGTCCGGCGGCGGGGAGTCCATCAAGCCTGGCGATGAACGCCTCGCGCACAGCGAGGTGCACATGATCGCGACGCCAGCAATCTCCCTTGCCGCCGCGGCGCAGGCAGCGGCGGCCGCGGGCATCCGGCCCTATGTACTGGGGGACCGCATCGAAGGCGAGGCTGCCGACGTGGGCAAGGTGATGGCCGGCATCGCCTTTCAGGCCGCGCAGGGGACCGCGCCATTCCAACTGCCGTGCGTGCTCCTGTCAGGGGGCGAGACCACCGTCACGGTGAAGGGCAATGGCCGCGGCGGGCGCAATGTGGAATTCCTGCTTTCTCTGGCCATTGCGCTGGACGGCCACCCCGGTGTCTTCGCACTGGCAGCCGATACGGATGGCGTGGATGGCATAGAAGAGATCGCAGGGGCATATGCCGACCCCACGACGCTTTCGCGAGCCTGGCAGGCAGAGATGGCGCCGCACGCCTTCCTCTCCAACAACGACGGCCACACTTTCTTCGAGGCGCTTGGCGACGCCATCGTCACGGGCCCCACTCTTACCAACGTCAACGATTTTCGCGCCATGCTGATTACCAGCCCGGCCGGAAAAGGATGCTAG
- the eno gene encoding phosphopyruvate hydratase translates to MTVIRSIRGFEVLDSRGNPTVAAEVTLADGACGYAAAPSGASTGSREALELRDNDPARYGGKGVRQAVKHVSEDLSATLVGCDAADQAAVDGLLLQADGTETKSRMGANALLAVSLATARAAAASQRVPLYRRISTADRFMLPVPIMNVINGGAHADNNVDIQEFMILPVGATSFAEAIRWGAEVFHSLKSVLRKRGLSTAVGDEGGFAPDLPSNEAALEAIISAIELAGYRVGPDIALGLDVASSELYENGVYSLASEGKRFDANGFCDYLATLAKSYPIVTIEDGMAEDDWAGWKLLTQTLGERIQLVGDDLFVTNTAILERGIKEGIANSILIKPNQIGTLTETLAAISMAAAAGYTAVVSHRSGETEDTTIADIAVGTSATQIKTGSLCRSDRVAKYNRILLIETELGERATYAGSTAFSRQRTRGGRETDSRKEETYI, encoded by the coding sequence ATGACCGTCATCCGATCCATTCGAGGCTTCGAGGTATTGGACTCCCGTGGCAATCCCACGGTGGCCGCAGAGGTGACACTGGCCGATGGCGCCTGCGGATATGCGGCCGCACCCTCGGGCGCCTCCACCGGCAGCCGGGAAGCGCTGGAACTCCGGGACAATGACCCAGCTCGCTACGGCGGCAAGGGCGTGCGGCAGGCCGTCAAACACGTCAGCGAAGACCTGAGCGCAACGCTGGTCGGTTGCGACGCGGCGGACCAGGCGGCCGTGGATGGTTTGCTCCTGCAAGCGGACGGTACGGAGACGAAATCCCGCATGGGCGCGAATGCGCTCTTAGCGGTGTCGCTCGCCACCGCCAGGGCAGCGGCTGCATCCCAGCGGGTGCCCTTGTACAGACGCATCTCGACGGCCGACCGCTTCATGCTGCCAGTACCGATAATGAATGTGATCAACGGAGGCGCCCACGCGGACAACAACGTCGACATACAAGAGTTCATGATCTTGCCGGTAGGCGCCACGTCATTTGCCGAGGCGATCCGATGGGGCGCAGAGGTATTTCACTCGCTCAAGAGCGTACTGCGAAAACGCGGCCTCTCTACCGCCGTGGGTGACGAGGGCGGGTTCGCTCCTGATCTCCCCTCCAATGAGGCTGCGCTAGAAGCGATCATCAGCGCAATCGAGCTCGCCGGCTATCGGGTTGGCCCCGATATCGCACTTGGGCTGGACGTCGCCAGTTCGGAACTCTACGAAAACGGGGTATATAGCCTGGCCTCCGAAGGCAAGCGCTTCGACGCCAACGGCTTCTGCGACTATCTCGCCACACTGGCGAAAAGCTACCCCATCGTCACGATCGAGGATGGCATGGCAGAAGACGACTGGGCAGGATGGAAGCTGCTGACGCAGACGCTTGGAGAACGCATTCAGCTAGTGGGCGACGACCTGTTCGTCACCAATACCGCCATCCTGGAGAGAGGCATCAAGGAAGGGATCGCCAACTCCATCCTGATCAAGCCGAATCAGATCGGAACCCTCACCGAGACCTTGGCAGCTATCTCGATGGCTGCTGCGGCAGGATACACGGCGGTCGTATCCCATCGCTCCGGCGAGACGGAAGACACAACGATTGCCGATATCGCGGTAGGGACTTCGGCCACCCAAATCAAGACTGGCTCACTCTGCCGCTCGGATCGTGTGGCGAAGTACAATCGGATACTGCTGATCGAAACCGAGTTGGGCGAGCGGGCCACGTATGCGGGATCGACGGCGTTTTCGCGGCAACGCACGCGTGGTGGACGTGAAACGGATTCCCGGAAGGAAGAAACGTACATATAG